In Streptomyces sclerotialus, the DNA window TCGCACTCCAGCGGGACGATGACCTTGTGAGCCGCCGTCAGGGCGTTGACCGTGAGCAGGCCGAGCGAGGGCTGACAGTCGATCACGATGTAGTCGTAGTCGGCCAGCAGCGGCTTCAGGGCACGCTGCAGGGTCGACTCGCGGGCGACCTCGCTGACGAGCTGCACCTCGGCGGCTGACAAATCGATATTGCTGGGGAGCAGGTCCATGTTGGGGACCGCGGTCTTCAGCAGTACCTCGTCGGCCGACATGCCCCGCTCCATGAGCAGGTTGTAGACCGTCAGGTCCAGCTCCATGGGGTTCACGCCGAGGCCGACCGAGAGGGCGCCCTGCGGGTCGAAGTCGACCAGCAGCACCCGGCGGCCGTACTCGGCCAGCGCGGCACCCAGGTTGATGGTCGAGGTGGTCTTGCCGACCCCGCCCTTCTGGTTGCACATCGCGATGATCTTCGCCGGGCCGTGCTCGGAGAGCGGCCCGGGGATCGGGAAGTAGGGAAGGGGCCGGCCGGTCGGGCCGATGCGCTCGCGGCGCTGGCGCGCGGCGTCCGGCGCGAGCGTCGCCGCGTACTCGGGGTCCGGCTCGTACTCCGCGTCCGGATCGTAGAAGTGCCCCTCGGGCAGGTCGTCGTAGTCGGCGAAGCGGGCCGGGTGTGTGCCGCCCTGGTCGCCGGCCGTGGCGTTCACTTGATGGCCGTCCATGCTCTGGTGGGCTGTCGTCGTCATGCTCTTCTGGGCTGCGAAGGTGTGGACAGCGACGGAGCCGACAGCCTCGTGCCCCGAGGGACCCTGGCCCCGTGCAACCGCTCCTGGTCGACCACCTCCGGGAGTAAATGTCGACTCATTCACAAGTCGTCTTACCTCCTTGGATGTGACCAGGAAACTTATCGATAGGTCAGCGTGACACCATGCCGACGGTTGGCGACTCTATGGCGTGTCGGGCGTCCGCAGCAACACAATCCACCGGACCCGGCACGATGTGTCGGCAATGGAACACCCCGATGTCAAGGGCGCGCGGCACACATCCGTGAAGTTTCGGGGGTGCGCGAAAGGGGCGAAGAGAGACGTTCGTTACGAGCTGCGGACCGCTCTCCGGAGGCGCGTCACGGGCGGCTTCGGAAATCTGTCGCAAACGCGACCGGCCGGGCCCGAAAGTCTCAAGGCCCGGCCGGTCGCGTGGTGTTGACGCGCCGTGTTGACGAATCAGCCCAGCAGCGTGCTGAGCTCGACGGACTCCAGGCCGTGCGCCTCGGCGACCTCGGCGTGGACGACCTTGCCGTCGTGGGTGTTGAGGCCCTTGGCCAGCGCGGCGTCGCGGCGCAGCGCCTCGACCCAGCCGTTGTTGGCCAGCGAGATGATGTAGGGCAGCGTCGCGTTGGTCAGCGCGTAGGTGGAGGTGTTCGGCACCGCGCCCGGCATGTTGGCGACGCAGTAGAAGACCGAGTCGTGGACCTGGAAGGTCGGCTCGGCGTGGGTGGTCGGCTTCGAGTCCTCGAAGCAGCCGCCCTGGTCGATCGCGATGTCGACAAGGACACTTCCGGGCTTCATCTTGGCGACGAGCTCGTTGGTGACCAGCTTCGGGGCCTTGGCGCCCGGGATGAGGACCGCGCCGACGACGAGGTCGGCCTCGACGACGGCCTTCTCCAGCTCGAAGGCGTTGGAGACGACGGTCTGCACCTTGGTGCCGAAGATCTTGTCGGCCTCGCGGAGCTTGTTGATGTCCTTGTCGAGCAGCGTGACGTGGAAGCCGAGGCCCACGGCGATCTGCACGGCGTTCCAGCCGGAGACGCCGCCGCCGATGACGACGGCCTTGCCCGCGTGGACGCCGGGGACGCCGCCGGGCAGCACGCCGCGGCCGCCGGCCTGGCGCATCAGGTGGTACGCGCCGACCTGCGGGGCGATGCGGCCCGCGACCTCGGACATCGGGGCGAGCAGCGGCAGCTGGCGGTTGGCGGTCTCGACGGTCTCGTACGCGATCGCGGTGGTGCCGGACTCCAGCAGCGCGTCCGTGCACTCCTTGGACGCGGCCAGGTGCAGGTAGGTGAAGAGCGTCTGGTCCTTGCGGAGGCGGTGGTACTCCTCGGCGATCGGCTCCTTGACCTTCAGCAGCAGGTCGGCGGTGGCCCACACCTCGTCGGCGGTGTCGAGGATGTTCGCGCCGGCGCCGAGGTACTCCTCGTCGGTGATGGAGGAGCCGAGACCGGCACCCTTCTCCACGTAGACCTGGTGGCCGTTGCGGACGAGCTCGTGGACACCGGCGGGCGTGATCGCCACCCGGAACTCGTTGTTCTTGACCTCGCGGGGGATGCCGACCTTCACGTCGATCACGGTCCTTGAAAGAGAGCTTGCAGAGAAATATCCGCACATACAGACGCATGACGGATGTGACCGCGAGAGCCGCGGCTCTGCCAGTCTATTGAAGGAGCTCTCGTTGTCTAGCCTTGCAAAGCAATTTCTTCAGCGCGAACCGCCACCGATTTCGTAGGTCAAGCGGGGTGATCTGCCAGAAGTCGCTCCCCCAGGCCCCGGTGCAGCCTTGCCGCCGCAGGGTCGCCGAGCCGCTCGAAGGTGTCCGCAATCCGCAGCTGCAGCGCCGCCTCCAGCCGCCCGTCCGACGCCTTCCTGGCCAGCTCCAGCGCCTCGAAGCAGCTCCGCAGCGCCTGCTCGGGCCGCCCCGCGTACTCCTGCACCCGCGCCGTCTCCCCCATCGCCCGCGCCGGCCCCACGGGGTCACCGGCCCTGCGGTACGCCCCGTACGCGGCGCGCCACTCCCGGAGCGCCTCGGCCCAGCGCCCCGCCTGCGTGTGCACCGTGCCGAGCCGGCCGTGCAGCCGGGCGGCCTCGGCCGTGTGGCCGCGGGAGAGCCGCAGCTCCAGCGCCCGCCCGTACCAGTCGGCGGCCCGCTGCCAGTCGCGCAGCTCGGCGTAGGTGGCGCCCAGCGACTCCAGCGCGCGGCCGGTCGCGACCGCGTCCTTCACCGCACGGGCCGACTCCAGCGCGCCGCGGTACCGGCCCAGCGCCTTCTCCGCCCGGCCGGCCTGCGCGTCCAGGTCGCCGAGGTTCAGCAGCGCGGCGGCCTTCTCGCGGGCCAGGCCGCGCCGCTCGGCGACCTCCAGCACCAGGCCGTGCAGCCCGTACAGGTCGGGCGCCGCCGCCTCGGCGGTCTCGTGGGCGAGCAGCGCCCGCACCAGCGCGGCCATCAGCCGCCGGTCCAGAGTGTCCAGCTCGCCGTCCGCGACGGCGATCCGGGCGCAGTCCAGCAGGGCCGGGCGGCGGGTGCGCAGCCAGGCCGCGGCCTCGGGGACGGACCCGAAGCGCAGCGACCGCGGCAGCCCGGCGGTCCGCTCGCGGGCCGGGGACCCGACGGGCTCCCCCATCGCCCGGCAGGACAGCAGCTGGCGTACGGTCCGCTCCAGCATCCGGGCCCGGGCGAGCTGGATCTCGGCCGGGCGCTCATGGCATTGCAGCTGGCCGCGGAGCAGCGGTACGAGGCAGCCGGGCACCCGGTACTGCGGCGGGAGCGCGGCCAGCGGGTCGGGCCCGTCCGCGGCGGCCTCCTCGCCTCGGGCCGCGCCCTCCGGCACCACCGGTCGGAGCGCTCCCATGGCCGCGAAGTCCCGCAGGGTCGATTCAGCGGCCTCGACCGAGCAGCCGGCCAGCGCGGACGCCGTGTGCGCGTCGACGAGGCCGGCCGGGGCGAGCGAGAGCAGCCGCAGTATGCGGGCAGCGGGCGGCGGCAGCGACTCGTACACCAGCCGGAAGGCGCGGGCCAGCGGCCGGGGCACGGGGGCGGCGTCCTCCTCGCCGGGCGGCAGCAGGAACAGCGTCCGCAGCAGGTCGGAGAGGGAGGACTTGGGGTGGGCCGCGAGCCAGCCGCCGGCCAGGAGCAGGGCGGCGGGCTGGCCGCCGCAGTCCTGGACGACCTGTTCGGCGGTGCGCGGGTCGACGGTGATGCGGACGCTGCCCGCGTACCGGGTCAGGATCTCCACCCCGGCCGCGGTGTCCAGGCCGCCGAGCGTGCAGGGCCGTACGTCCGTGATGCCGGTCAGCGGCCCTTCGGAGACGGCGAGCACCAGACAGTCCGGGGCGTCCGGCAGCAGCGGCTCGACCTGTTCGGGCCCGGTCGCGTCGTCCAGCAGGAGCAGCGCGCGCCGGTCGGCGAGGGCGCCGCGCAGCGCCTCGGTCAGCTCGTCCTCGTCCGCGCCGGCCGGTACCCGCTCGCCCAGCTGGGTGAGCAGGTCACGGGCGACGGACGCGGTGGGCACGGGCCGGCCGTCGATGGTGCTCAGCCAGGACCGCAGCACGCCGTCCGGGTAGTCGCCGGCCAGCTGCCTGGCCAGCTCTCCCGCGAGGGCGCTGCGGCCGGAGCCGGGCCGCCCGGCGATCAGCAGTACCCGGCTGCGGGCGCCCTTGCGGCCGGAGAGGGTGTCCAGTCCGGCGCGCTCGATGTCGCTGCGCAGGGCGGCCAGTTCGCGGCGTCGGCCGGTGAAGGCGGGGGCGGGCGGGGCGGGCGCCGCCGGTACGCCGGCCCGGCCGGCTCCTCTTCGGCCGGCCCCCGACGCCGTCACCGACCGTCCGGTGTCCACCGCCTGCTCCGCCACGGGCCACGCTCCCGTTCACTTGCGCGCGTACGAGCCGGCCGCCTGTACGGCCGGGATTCGTCGAGCGTAGTTCACGGGAGCCCTGGAGCACGGCGGACATACCGCGTTAATCCGACAAAAATGGGAGACAAGATTCCGCTAAGGTCCCGGGGTTCTCCCGGGGACCTTCCGTCACACGGGGAACGGGCCGGTCATCACGCCTGGAACGGGCGGGCCGGCCAGGGGGCCTCGGCCGGGCGCAGCGCGTCCAGACCGTCACCCGACTGCGCGGCCAGCAGCGACAGCACGCCGACGACCAGGCAGTTGTTGTGCAGCTCGCCCGCCAGCACGCCGCGCGCGAGATCGGCGACCGGCACCCGCGCCAGCTCCATGTCGGCCTCTTCCTCCTCGACCTCGAAGCGCTCGCCCTCCGCCTCGGACAGGTCACGGGCCAGGAAGATCCGCACGGCCTCGTCGCAGCCGCCGGGCGTGGTGTAGACGTCGGTCAGCACCCGCCAGTCCTCCGCCTTGACGTGCGCCTCCTCGTACAGCTCGCGCTGGGCGGCGTGGAGGGGGTTCTCGCCGGGCACGTCCAGCAGGCCCGCCGGGATCTCCCAGAGCTTGTGCCGTACCGGGTGGCGGTACTGGCGCAGCACCAGGACCCGGCCCTCGTCGTCCAGGGCCAGTACGGCCACCGAGCCCGGGTGGACCTGGTAGTCCCGCTTCACCGTCGACCCGTCCGGCATGACGACCTCGTCCGTGCGGACGCTGGTCTTCTTACCGGTGAACGGGGTCGCCGTCGCGGTGATCCGCCACTCCTCGGGGGTGTCCTTGATGGCCATGCGATCCTCCCAAACAAGCAGAAACCGGGGTACGGGCCGCAAAGCCCGCACCCCGGTAACCGTATCGGTCGGCCGGAACCTTACTTACCGGCGGCCTTGCCGGTCTTCCGCTCGACGGCGGCCTTCACCAGGCCCGCGAAGAGCGGGTGCGGCCGGGTCGGGCGGGAGCGCAGCTCCGGGTGCGCCTGGGTGGCGACCAGGTAGGGGTGCACCTCGCGCGGGTACTCGACGTACTCGACCAGCTTGTTGTCCGGGGAGGTGCCGGAGAACAGCAGGCCCGCCTTCTTCTCCAGCTCGCTCCGGTAGGAGTTGTTGACCTCGTAGCGGTGGCGGTGACGCTCCTCGACGTACTGCTCGTTGCCGTAGACCTCGCGGACGATGGAGCCCTCGGCGAGCTTGGCCGGGTACATGCCCAGCCGCATCGTGCCGCCCATGTCGCCCTCACCGGCGACGATGTCCAGCTGCTCGGCCATGGTGGAGATGACCGGATCGGCGGCGGCCGGGTCGAACTCGGTGGAGTTCGCGCCCTTGATGCCGGCCAGGCTGCGCGCCGCCTCGATGACGACGCACTGCAGGCCCAGGCAGATACCCAGCAGCGGGACCTTGTTCTCGCGGGCGTAGGTGATGGCCTCCAGCTTGCCCTCCACGCCGCGCTCGCCGAAGCCGCCGGGGATCAGGATCGCGTCGCAGTCGCCGAGCTGCTGCTGGGCGCCGGCCGGGGTACGGCAGTCGTCGGAGGTGACCCACTTGATCTTCACGCGGGCGCGGTTGGCGAAGCCGCCGGCGCGCATGGCCTCGGAGACCGAGAGGTAGGCGTCGGGCAGGTCGATGTACTTGCCGACCAGCGCGATCTTGACCTCGTGGTTCGGGTTGTGGACGCGGTCCAGCAGGTCCTCCCACTGGGTCCAGTCCACGTCACGGAACGGCAGGTCCAGCTTGCGGACGACGTAGGCGTCCAGGCCCTCGGTGTGCAGCACCTTCGGGATGTCGTAGATCGACGGCGCGTCCTTGCAGGCCACGACCGCGGCCTCGTCCACGTCGCACATCAGCGAGATCTTGCGCTTGATGGAGACGGGCACCTCGCGGTCGGCGCGCAGCACGATCGCGTCGGGCTGGATGCCGATGTTGCGCAGCGCGGCGACGGAGTGCTGGGTCGGCTTGGTCTTCAGCTCACCGGAGGGGCCGATGTACGGGAGCAGCGAGATGTGGACGACGAAGACGTTGTCCCGGCCGACCTCGTGACGGACCTGGCGGACGGTCTCCAGGAACGGCAGCGACTCGATGTCGCCGACCGTGCCGCCGACCTCGGTGATGACGACGTCGACGTCGTCGGTCGCCATGCGGCGGATGCGGTGCTTGATCTCGTTGGTGATGTGCGGGATGACCTGCACGGTGTCGCCGAGGTACTCGCCGCGCCGCTCCTTGGCGATCACGGTGGAGTAGACCTGGCCGGTGGTGACGTTCGCGCTGCCGTCGAGGTCGACGTCCAGGAAGCGCTCGTAGTGGCCGATGTCCAGGTCGGTCTCGGCGCCGTCGTTGGTGACGAACACCTCGCCGTGCTGGAAGGGGTTCATCGTGCCGGGGTCGACGTTGAGGTACGGGTCGAGCTTCTGCATCGTGACCCGCAGGCCCCGCGCCTTGAGGAGCGCACCCAGGCTGGAGGCGGTGAGCCCCTTGCCGAGCGAGGACGCGACGCCCCCGGTGACGAAGATGTGCTTGGTCGTCGAAGATTTGGGCGGCATGGCCAAGAGGAAGCTCCCGTGGGTCGCGAGGTGAAAAGCGGAGCGGCGCGATCCCGGATTCCACGGGGTGCCGTCGCTGCGGTCGGGGGTGCCGGGTCTTTCTTCCGGCCCACCGGTCCACGGGGTACCAGGCTATCAGCGACGGAGCGTGGTCGCTCCCGCCCGCGCGGGGCGGAATGGATCGCTCCCCGTATCCGGGCCCCGACGTGACGGAGGCCACCCGTTCGGCCCAGTTCCGGTAAGCGGAGGGTCGCGCGGATCTTCCGCGCGCGTCGTATCCTGCTCGGACACTCGCATCGAGCCGTCCGGAACGGCATCACCCCCGCCCGGATACCGGACCAGCAGCTCGGCGGGGTTTTCAATGGGCAGGACGGAAGACCGACACGTCCCACGGGGGGCGTCACCCCAGTTCGAACGGGAGTTGTACGTGGCCGGGCGCATCGAGGACTACGCACTCATCGGCGACATGCAGACCGCCGCACTCGTCTGCCGGGACGGCACGGTCGACTGGCTGTGCCTCCCCCGGTTCGACTCGCCCGCGGTCTTCGCGGGCCTCCTCGGCACCGAGGAGCACGGCTTCTGGCGCCTGGGTCCGGCCGGCGAAGCGGAAGGCGAATCCCCCGCCTCCGACCGCCGTCGTTACCGCGGTGACTCGCTGATCCTGGAGTCGGAGTGGGACACCCCCGACGGCACCGTCCGGGTGATCGACTTCATGCCGCCGCGCGACGGCGCGCCGCAGCTGATCCGCATCGTGGAAGGCGTCAGCGGACAGGTGTCGATGCGCTCCTCGCTGCGGATGCGGTTCTCCTACGGCTGGGTGGTGCCCTGGGTGCACCAGGTCGACGGCCGGACGGCGGCGGTCGCGGGCCCTGACTCCGTGTGGTTCGACACCACGGCCGAGACCCACGGCGAGGACCTGACGACGTACTCCGACTTCACCGTCGCGGCGGGGCAGCGGATCACGTTCACGATGAGCTGGCAGCCCTCGCACCACGAGCAGCCGCCGCTGCCCGAGCCGGAGAACGCGCTCACCGCCACCGAGGACTTCTGGGGCGAGTGGGTCGCGCAGTGCACGTACCACGGCCCGTACCGGGACGCGGTGATCCGCTCGCTGATCACGCTGAAGGCGCTGACGTACGCGCCCACCGGCGGCATCGTCGCGGCCCCCACCACCTCCCTGCCCGAGGACATCGGCGGCTCCCGCAACTGGGACTACCGCTTCACCTGGCTCCGGGACGCGGCGATCACGCTCTCCTCTCTGCTGCGCACCGGCTACCGCGACGAGGCCCGCGCCTGGCGCGAGTGGCTGCTGCGCGCGGTGGCCGGCGACCCGGAGAACCTCCAGATCATGTACGGCATCGCGGGCGAGCGGGAGCTGGGCGAGAACGAGCTGACCTGGCTGCCGGGGTACGAGAACTCCCGGCCCGTCCGGGTCGGCAACGGCGCCGCCGACCAGCTCCAGCTGGACGTGTACGGCGAGGTCATCGAGGCGCTGCACCTCGCCCACATGACGGGCCTGGCCCGTAACGACTACGCCTCGCTGCTCCAGCTGAAGCTGATCGGCTGGGTGGAGAAGCACTGGAACGAGCCGGACGAGGGCATCTGGGAGGTCCGCGGGCCGCGCCGGCACTTCGTCCACTCCAAGGTCATGACCTGGGTGGCGGTGGACCGCACCATCAAGCTGATGGAGTCCGGCGACGTCGAGGGCCCGCTGGAGCGCTGGAAGGAGCTGCGCGACACGATCCACCGGGACGTGTGCGAGAAGGGCTACGACCCGGAGCGCAACACCTTCACCCAGTCCTACGGCTCCCAGGAGCTGGACGCCTCGCTGCTGCTCATCCCGCAGATGGGGTTCCTGCCGCCGGACGACAAGCGCGTCATCGGCACGATCGAGGCGATCCAGCGCGAGCTGGCCACGCCGGACGGCTTCATCATGCGCTACCCCACCTCCGCCGACGCCGAGGAGGCGAACGTGGACGGCCTGGAGGGCGACGAGGGCGCGTTCCTGGCCTGCTCGTTCTGGCTCGCCGACGACCTGGCGATGATCGGCCGGGTCGAGGAGGCCCGCAAGCTCTTCGAGAAGCTGCTGGCGCTCCGCAACGACCTGGGGCTGCTGGCCGAGGAGTGGGACTCCGAGTCCGGCCGCCAGGTGGGCAACTTCCCGCAGGCGTTCAGCCACGTCCCCCTGATCGACACGGCCCTCCGCCTGACGGCCAGCGGGGCGTACGGGGGCTGAGCAGCCCCCGTACGCCCGGCCGGGCTCCGGCGCCGCGGCTAGAACGGCGTCAGCGTCAGCGTGAAGCGGCTGGGCGCGCCGTCCTCGATGTACGAGGCGAAGCCGGCGACGTCGTCGAAGGCGAAGCCGTACGCCTTGCCGTCCTGGGCGGCGTCGTGCATCACCTTGGCGTAGTGGTTGGCGAGCTTCTGCTGGTAGAAGGCGGCGGGGTCGGTGGTGGGCTGCTCGGCGTGCGAGGTGAGGGTGGCCCGGTTGAGCGCGGCGCCGAGGATCGCGGCGACCGGGCCCGTCGTCCCGTCGTTGGGCGCGGCCAGGGTGCCGTCGCAGAAGAGCACGTCACGGGTGCTGGGCTTGCTGAAGGAAACGCTCGCCGGGCCGGTGAAGGAGAGCTTGTCCCCGGAGACCCGGCCGGTGAAGGTGCCCGCGTTGGTGGTGACCTTCAGGTCCTTGCCCGCGTACGCCGACCAGGCCTCGTCGATGGCCGGGGCGAAGTAGTCCTTGGCGAACCGGCCGCTGTCCAGGCCGTGGCCCGGGGCGATGACCCGCTTGTCGTCGACGACCAGGTCGCCGAAGCCCTCGATGCCGGCGAGGTCCGAGAAGATCTTCGCCCGGGCGCCGTCCTTCAGCAGGCCCGCCGTCTGGTCCTTGGCGCCGGTCAGCTTGATCGCCAGCGGCACGCTGAACATGTCGACCATCGTGGTGTTGCAGTACATCCCGCCGTCGTTGTACGTGAACTCCGCGCAGTCGTGCAGCACGCCGAAGTTGGGGTCGGAGTCCACCCAGCCGGCCGGGTAGGCGAGCGCGGCCTTGCCGTTGCCGTCCTCGACGGCCTTGAACTTCAGCTTGCCGCCGAGCGCGGTGTAGATCCGCCCGGACATCTTCGGCAGCGTCAGGGTGGTGGTGCCGCTCGCGGCGAGCGGTATCGCGTAGTCGGTGAATCCGTCCGAGCCGTTGTCGGAGACCGCGACCGGCTTCAGTTCGCCTTCGGGCGTGACGCGGACCTGCTGGGTGCCGTCGTTGCCGACGATGTAGACGTACACCGAGGAGTTCTGGAATTCCCCGGAGTTGTTGACGATCTCCAGGGGGAGGCCCGCGGCCTTGGCGCGGACCGGTGCGGGTGCTCCGACGGCCCGGCTCGCCAGGGTGAGACCGGCACCGGCGGCGGCACTCGCGGCGAGGCCGCCGAGCAGGGTACGACGGGTGATCATGCGTGGCTCCTTGCGGGTGGGGGGAGGGTGGTACGGGCCGTGTGTCACGGCTGCTGGACCGATACGGCAACGTTGTCGACGAGCATCGAGCCGCCCGGCTGCGTGGCGTCGGTGGGGGTCGCCCGGCCGGCCACGCCGTCGGGGGAAGCCGCCGCCCATGGCGAGGTTCAGCAGCAGGAAGTGGCCGTGGTGGGTGGCGTTCGCCCACGTGGTGGCGTCCATGTCGGACGAGGAGACGGTGTGGAACTGCTGCCCGTCGACGTACCACTTCAGCGACTCGGTGGCCGAGGTGCGGTCCAGTTCCAGCGCGTAGGTGTGGAAGCCGGCCTGACAGGCGCTGCCGGGGCACTCGCGGGAGTTGCCGAGCCCCTGCGTCTCGTTGCACGGGCCGCCGGGGTTCACCCCGCAGTGCAGCGTGGCCCAGACCTTGTTGGCGCCGTTGACGTTCTCCAGGATGTCGAACTCGCCGATGCCCGGCCAGTTCTGGTAATTGCCGCGGAAGTCGGCGCCCAGGGTCCAGAAGGCGGGCCAGTAGCCGAGGGCCGCGTCACCGGAGACGTCGGGCACCTTGATGCTCGCCTCGATGCGCAGCTTGCCGCCCTCGGGGGCCGCGAAGTCGGTGCGGCGGGTCTCGATCCGGCCGGACGTCCAGGTGCCGTTGCCGTCCTTCAACGCGGTGATCTTCAGATGGCCGGCGCCGTCGAGCTGGAGGTTCTCGGGGCGGTCGGTGTAGGTCTGCTTCTCACCGGTGCCCCAGTTGGGCGGGCCGCCGGGATAGCCGGTGCCCGTATCGGTGATCCAGTCGTCGGCGGACGGGGCGGAGCCCGCGGCGCCGTCGAATTCGGTGCTCCAGACCGTTTCGAACGCGGCCTCGGGCCGGTCGGCGACGGCCGGGACGGTCAGCGCCGTGGCCGTGGCGAGAGCGGCGGCCGCGGCGCAGAGCACCGCTCTCGTACGCCATCTCATGCTCATGACATATCTCCTCAGACAGGGTGGGGGAGGTGAGGAGTGCGGGGGGTATGCGTTGTGAGAGCGCTCTCATAACGTGTAGGGAACCATGCCGACTCGGAGCGGTACCGTCAAGCCTCCGCAGAAAAAGAGGAGTTCGAAGATGTCCGTGCCCGGCGGCTCCCGGCCGACCCTGGAGGCGGTGGCCTCCCTGGCCGGCGTCTCCCGCGCCACCGTCTCCCGCGTCGTCAACGGCGGCCCCGGCGTCCGCACCGAGATCCGCGAGCGGGTCCGGCAGGCCGTCGCCGAGCTGGGGTACGTACCGAACAGCGCGGCCCGCTCGCTCGTCACCCGGCGGACCGGGGCCGTCGCCGTGGTCATCGCCGAGCCGGAGACCCGGGTGTTCTCGGAC includes these proteins:
- a CDS encoding tetratricopeptide repeat protein; translated protein: MAEQAVDTGRSVTASGAGRRGAGRAGVPAAPAPPAPAFTGRRRELAALRSDIERAGLDTLSGRKGARSRVLLIAGRPGSGRSALAGELARQLAGDYPDGVLRSWLSTIDGRPVPTASVARDLLTQLGERVPAGADEDELTEALRGALADRRALLLLDDATGPEQVEPLLPDAPDCLVLAVSEGPLTGITDVRPCTLGGLDTAAGVEILTRYAGSVRITVDPRTAEQVVQDCGGQPAALLLAGGWLAAHPKSSLSDLLRTLFLLPPGEEDAAPVPRPLARAFRLVYESLPPPAARILRLLSLAPAGLVDAHTASALAGCSVEAAESTLRDFAAMGALRPVVPEGAARGEEAAADGPDPLAALPPQYRVPGCLVPLLRGQLQCHERPAEIQLARARMLERTVRQLLSCRAMGEPVGSPARERTAGLPRSLRFGSVPEAAAWLRTRRPALLDCARIAVADGELDTLDRRLMAALVRALLAHETAEAAAPDLYGLHGLVLEVAERRGLAREKAAALLNLGDLDAQAGRAEKALGRYRGALESARAVKDAVATGRALESLGATYAELRDWQRAADWYGRALELRLSRGHTAEAARLHGRLGTVHTQAGRWAEALREWRAAYGAYRRAGDPVGPARAMGETARVQEYAGRPEQALRSCFEALELARKASDGRLEAALQLRIADTFERLGDPAAARLHRGLGERLLADHPA
- a CDS encoding glycoside hydrolase family 15 protein — encoded protein: MAGRIEDYALIGDMQTAALVCRDGTVDWLCLPRFDSPAVFAGLLGTEEHGFWRLGPAGEAEGESPASDRRRYRGDSLILESEWDTPDGTVRVIDFMPPRDGAPQLIRIVEGVSGQVSMRSSLRMRFSYGWVVPWVHQVDGRTAAVAGPDSVWFDTTAETHGEDLTTYSDFTVAAGQRITFTMSWQPSHHEQPPLPEPENALTATEDFWGEWVAQCTYHGPYRDAVIRSLITLKALTYAPTGGIVAAPTTSLPEDIGGSRNWDYRFTWLRDAAITLSSLLRTGYRDEARAWREWLLRAVAGDPENLQIMYGIAGERELGENELTWLPGYENSRPVRVGNGAADQLQLDVYGEVIEALHLAHMTGLARNDYASLLQLKLIGWVEKHWNEPDEGIWEVRGPRRHFVHSKVMTWVAVDRTIKLMESGDVEGPLERWKELRDTIHRDVCEKGYDPERNTFTQSYGSQELDASLLLIPQMGFLPPDDKRVIGTIEAIQRELATPDGFIMRYPTSADAEEANVDGLEGDEGAFLACSFWLADDLAMIGRVEEARKLFEKLLALRNDLGLLAEEWDSESGRQVGNFPQAFSHVPLIDTALRLTASGAYGG
- the ald gene encoding alanine dehydrogenase → MKVGIPREVKNNEFRVAITPAGVHELVRNGHQVYVEKGAGLGSSITDEEYLGAGANILDTADEVWATADLLLKVKEPIAEEYHRLRKDQTLFTYLHLAASKECTDALLESGTTAIAYETVETANRQLPLLAPMSEVAGRIAPQVGAYHLMRQAGGRGVLPGGVPGVHAGKAVVIGGGVSGWNAVQIAVGLGFHVTLLDKDINKLREADKIFGTKVQTVVSNAFELEKAVVEADLVVGAVLIPGAKAPKLVTNELVAKMKPGSVLVDIAIDQGGCFEDSKPTTHAEPTFQVHDSVFYCVANMPGAVPNTSTYALTNATLPYIISLANNGWVEALRRDAALAKGLNTHDGKVVHAEVAEAHGLESVELSTLLG
- a CDS encoding AAA family ATPase, which codes for MDGHQVNATAGDQGGTHPARFADYDDLPEGHFYDPDAEYEPDPEYAATLAPDAARQRRERIGPTGRPLPYFPIPGPLSEHGPAKIIAMCNQKGGVGKTTSTINLGAALAEYGRRVLLVDFDPQGALSVGLGVNPMELDLTVYNLLMERGMSADEVLLKTAVPNMDLLPSNIDLSAAEVQLVSEVARESTLQRALKPLLADYDYIVIDCQPSLGLLTVNALTAAHKVIVPLECEFFALRGVALLTETIEKVQERLNPDLELDGILATMYDSRTVHSREVLARVVEAFDDHVYHTVIGRTVRFPETTVAGEPITTYASNSVGAAAYRQLAREVLARCHAE
- a CDS encoding CTP synthase produces the protein MPPKSSTTKHIFVTGGVASSLGKGLTASSLGALLKARGLRVTMQKLDPYLNVDPGTMNPFQHGEVFVTNDGAETDLDIGHYERFLDVDLDGSANVTTGQVYSTVIAKERRGEYLGDTVQVIPHITNEIKHRIRRMATDDVDVVITEVGGTVGDIESLPFLETVRQVRHEVGRDNVFVVHISLLPYIGPSGELKTKPTQHSVAALRNIGIQPDAIVLRADREVPVSIKRKISLMCDVDEAAVVACKDAPSIYDIPKVLHTEGLDAYVVRKLDLPFRDVDWTQWEDLLDRVHNPNHEVKIALVGKYIDLPDAYLSVSEAMRAGGFANRARVKIKWVTSDDCRTPAGAQQQLGDCDAILIPGGFGERGVEGKLEAITYARENKVPLLGICLGLQCVVIEAARSLAGIKGANSTEFDPAAADPVISTMAEQLDIVAGEGDMGGTMRLGMYPAKLAEGSIVREVYGNEQYVEERHRHRYEVNNSYRSELEKKAGLLFSGTSPDNKLVEYVEYPREVHPYLVATQAHPELRSRPTRPHPLFAGLVKAAVERKTGKAAGK
- a CDS encoding NUDIX domain-containing protein, with the translated sequence MAIKDTPEEWRITATATPFTGKKTSVRTDEVVMPDGSTVKRDYQVHPGSVAVLALDDEGRVLVLRQYRHPVRHKLWEIPAGLLDVPGENPLHAAQRELYEEAHVKAEDWRVLTDVYTTPGGCDEAVRIFLARDLSEAEGERFEVEEEEADMELARVPVADLARGVLAGELHNNCLVVGVLSLLAAQSGDGLDALRPAEAPWPARPFQA
- a CDS encoding beta-1,3-glucanase family protein, which encodes MITRRTLLGGLAASAAAGAGLTLASRAVGAPAPVRAKAAGLPLEIVNNSGEFQNSSVYVYIVGNDGTQQVRVTPEGELKPVAVSDNGSDGFTDYAIPLAASGTTTLTLPKMSGRIYTALGGKLKFKAVEDGNGKAALAYPAGWVDSDPNFGVLHDCAEFTYNDGGMYCNTTMVDMFSVPLAIKLTGAKDQTAGLLKDGARAKIFSDLAGIEGFGDLVVDDKRVIAPGHGLDSGRFAKDYFAPAIDEAWSAYAGKDLKVTTNAGTFTGRVSGDKLSFTGPASVSFSKPSTRDVLFCDGTLAAPNDGTTGPVAAILGAALNRATLTSHAEQPTTDPAAFYQQKLANHYAKVMHDAAQDGKAYGFAFDDVAGFASYIEDGAPSRFTLTLTPF